A region from the Saccharomonospora azurea NA-128 genome encodes:
- a CDS encoding ABC transporter ATP-binding protein translates to MRTVLTARGLRHRYGGTSALDGVDLTVEAGECVALLGPNGAGKTTLVNLVVGLLPRGHGEIVLAGGDPKHAVTRRKVGVVQQSLGQPSTLTVSELVSGAAVRGGRPRSSAAPIMAELELTELSHRRAAKLSGGQKQRLQLAMALVNDPALLVLDEPTVGLDVPTRRRFWRILARRREKGTAILLTTHLIDEAAAVSDRVVVLDRGRVLTSGTPDELVSRLPDRTVVARTRLDDDVVANLPGVASFDRDGELVRLGTRTPEALLRVLLAEDPDLSDLRVEGVGLEEAVVALTSQAREVLR, encoded by the coding sequence GTGCGAACAGTGTTGACGGCGCGGGGTCTGCGACACCGCTACGGAGGGACGAGCGCCCTCGACGGAGTCGACCTCACCGTCGAGGCGGGTGAGTGCGTCGCCCTGCTCGGCCCGAACGGCGCGGGCAAGACGACGTTGGTGAACCTGGTGGTGGGGCTGCTGCCCCGTGGCCACGGCGAGATCGTCCTGGCCGGTGGAGACCCGAAGCACGCCGTGACGCGGCGGAAGGTCGGCGTCGTACAGCAGTCTCTGGGCCAGCCGAGCACCCTGACGGTGAGCGAGCTGGTGTCGGGTGCGGCCGTGCGCGGCGGCCGACCGCGCTCCAGCGCCGCACCGATCATGGCGGAACTGGAGCTCACCGAGCTGTCGCACCGTCGGGCGGCGAAGCTCTCCGGAGGCCAGAAGCAGCGCCTGCAACTGGCCATGGCGCTCGTGAACGACCCTGCGCTGCTCGTGCTCGACGAACCGACGGTCGGTCTGGACGTCCCCACCCGCAGGCGGTTCTGGCGGATCCTCGCGAGGCGCCGCGAGAAGGGCACCGCCATCCTGCTGACCACCCACCTGATCGACGAGGCGGCCGCGGTGTCCGACCGGGTCGTGGTACTCGACCGGGGCCGGGTCCTGACCTCCGGCACACCGGACGAACTGGTGTCGCGGCTGCCCGACCGGACGGTCGTCGCACGCACCCGGCTGGACGACGACGTCGTCGCGAACCTCCCGGGAGTGGCGTCGTTCGACCGCGACGGCGAGCTGGTCCGCCTCGGCACGCGCACACCCGAAGCACTGCTGCGCGTTCTGCTCGCCGAGGACCCCGACCTGAGTGATCTCCGGGTCGAGGGGGTCGGTCTGGAGGAAGCCGTCGTGGCGCTGACCTCGCAGGCCCGGGAGGTGCTCCGGTGA
- a CDS encoding sensor histidine kinase gives MTATANVQSAARTGPPSEPAAWREIGWFHLVYLAIPFFHPINAPDAGVWDWLLVAGIIVVFLPLYVLAWRRPDLARWGSAVPTTVLGVLTTPLNSGAAVLFVYAAATAGIHESRRVALRWFVGLTVVMLLLLWLSPIPLPWRLWGLGPSLLFTWIIGLTQIEQADQAREATDLRLRNARVEYLATLSERERIARDLHDLLGHSLTSVVMHAQLSRHLVDSDPERARAAAAQAEETARAALAEVRAAVSGLRHTTLDAELESARTTLASAGVELSTRRDPAVKLVGSTEHELALALREAITNVARHAHARTCCVGLSAADGELRLVIADDGVGGHHRPGNGLSGLRERISVLGGRVEHSGTAGTTVTIAVPLEVAT, from the coding sequence ATGACCGCCACCGCGAACGTCCAATCCGCCGCTCGGACGGGGCCCCCGTCCGAGCCTGCGGCCTGGCGCGAGATCGGGTGGTTCCACCTGGTCTACCTGGCCATTCCGTTCTTCCACCCGATCAACGCTCCGGACGCGGGTGTGTGGGACTGGTTGCTGGTGGCGGGGATCATCGTGGTCTTCCTGCCCCTCTACGTCCTCGCCTGGCGGCGACCCGACCTGGCGCGCTGGGGGTCGGCCGTTCCCACGACCGTGCTCGGCGTGCTCACGACTCCCCTGAACTCGGGCGCCGCGGTGCTGTTCGTCTACGCCGCGGCCACAGCCGGCATCCACGAATCCCGGCGGGTGGCACTGCGCTGGTTCGTCGGGTTGACGGTCGTGATGCTGCTGCTCCTGTGGCTCTCGCCGATCCCGCTGCCGTGGCGGCTCTGGGGACTGGGGCCGTCGCTGCTGTTCACCTGGATCATCGGCCTCACCCAGATCGAACAGGCCGACCAGGCCCGGGAGGCCACCGACCTGCGGTTGCGCAACGCCCGGGTGGAATACCTCGCCACCCTCTCCGAACGCGAGCGGATCGCCAGGGATCTGCACGACCTGCTCGGTCACTCGCTCACGTCGGTCGTCATGCACGCGCAGCTGTCCCGCCACCTCGTCGACAGCGACCCCGAACGCGCCCGCGCCGCAGCGGCACAGGCGGAGGAGACGGCTCGCGCCGCGCTGGCCGAGGTGCGGGCCGCGGTGAGCGGGCTCCGGCACACGACACTCGACGCCGAGCTGGAGTCGGCACGGACCACGCTGGCGAGCGCGGGCGTGGAGCTGTCGACGCGACGCGACCCGGCGGTGAAACTGGTCGGGTCCACCGAGCACGAACTGGCACTGGCGTTGCGCGAGGCGATCACCAACGTCGCCCGCCACGCACACGCGCGCACCTGCTGCGTCGGACTGTCGGCCGCGGACGGGGAGCTCCGGCTCGTGATCGCCGACGACGGCGTCGGAGGACACCACCGCCCCGGCAACGGCCTGAGCGGGTTGCGGGAACGGATCAGTGTGCTCGGTGGTCGAGTGGAGCACTCGGGCACGGCGGGGACGACGGTCACGATCGCGGTACCACTGGAGGTGGCGACCTGA
- a CDS encoding peptide chain release factor 3 → MTTRVSAATSSDGDVAAQARRRRSFAVISHPDAGKSTLTEALALHARVISEAGAVHGKAGRQGVVSDWMEMERARGISITSAALQFAYGDAVVNLLDTPGHADFSEDTYRVLSAVDSAVMLLDAAKGLEPQTLKLFDVCRHRGIPVITFINKWDRPGREALELCDELTERIGLTPMPLTWPVGEAGRFRGVVDVTDGAFVAFERTAGGATVAGENRLPADRAEAELGEDFTRATEELELVAASGGEFDIERYLQGSATPVLFGAAVLNFGVRHLLDLLVQLAPRPEPRVDVDGRPRPLDDEFSAFVFKVQTGMDPAHRDQVAFARVCSGVFERGMVVTNATTKRPFATKYAHQVFGQQRSTVDTAYPGDVIGLVNASALRVGDTLYAGKPAVRYPGLPSFAPAYFAVARPADLSKAKQFRKGVEQLSSEGVVQLLTSDLRGDAAPVFAAVGPMQFEVAAHRMEHEFNSPVKLDRLPYSTVRRLVDPAQRGIVDAGRNSEVLTRTDGTDLALFADDMSMRLLVRRYPELKLEALVATGD, encoded by the coding sequence ATGACCACTCGTGTGAGCGCAGCCACTTCTTCGGACGGTGACGTCGCAGCGCAGGCGCGCCGACGACGCTCCTTCGCCGTCATCAGCCACCCCGACGCGGGCAAGTCGACGTTGACGGAGGCGTTGGCGCTGCACGCGCGCGTCATCTCCGAGGCGGGGGCCGTGCACGGCAAGGCGGGCCGGCAGGGCGTGGTGTCCGACTGGATGGAGATGGAGCGTGCCCGTGGCATCTCCATCACGTCGGCGGCGTTGCAGTTCGCCTACGGCGACGCCGTGGTGAACCTGCTCGACACGCCCGGTCACGCGGACTTCTCCGAGGACACCTACCGCGTGTTGTCGGCGGTCGACTCGGCGGTGATGCTTCTGGACGCCGCGAAGGGCCTGGAGCCGCAGACGTTGAAGCTGTTCGACGTGTGCCGCCACCGGGGCATTCCGGTGATCACGTTCATCAACAAGTGGGACCGGCCCGGTCGGGAGGCGTTGGAGCTCTGCGACGAGCTCACGGAACGGATCGGGCTGACTCCCATGCCGCTGACGTGGCCGGTCGGGGAGGCCGGTCGATTCCGCGGTGTCGTGGACGTCACCGACGGCGCGTTCGTGGCCTTCGAGCGCACCGCGGGCGGCGCGACGGTGGCTGGGGAGAACCGGTTGCCCGCCGACCGCGCCGAGGCGGAGCTGGGTGAGGACTTCACGCGCGCCACCGAGGAACTCGAACTCGTGGCCGCGTCGGGCGGCGAGTTCGACATCGAGCGGTACCTGCAGGGCAGCGCGACGCCCGTGCTGTTCGGGGCGGCCGTGCTGAACTTCGGGGTGCGCCACCTGCTGGACCTGCTGGTGCAGCTCGCGCCGCGGCCCGAGCCCCGGGTGGACGTCGACGGCAGACCCCGTCCGCTGGACGACGAGTTCTCGGCGTTCGTGTTCAAGGTGCAGACCGGCATGGATCCGGCCCACCGCGACCAGGTGGCGTTCGCGCGCGTGTGCTCGGGCGTGTTCGAGCGGGGCATGGTGGTCACGAACGCCACCACGAAGCGGCCGTTCGCCACGAAGTACGCCCACCAGGTCTTCGGCCAGCAGCGTTCCACAGTGGACACCGCGTATCCCGGTGACGTGATCGGCCTGGTGAACGCCTCGGCGTTGCGGGTCGGCGACACCTTGTACGCCGGAAAGCCCGCGGTGCGCTACCCGGGCCTGCCGAGCTTCGCGCCGGCCTACTTCGCCGTCGCGCGGCCCGCCGACCTCAGCAAGGCCAAGCAGTTCCGCAAGGGCGTCGAGCAGTTGTCGTCGGAGGGCGTGGTGCAGCTCCTGACCTCCGACCTGCGAGGTGATGCCGCGCCCGTGTTCGCCGCGGTCGGGCCGATGCAGTTCGAGGTCGCCGCCCACCGGATGGAGCACGAGTTCAACTCGCCCGTCAAGCTCGACCGGCTGCCGTACTCGACGGTGCGCAGGCTGGTCGATCCGGCGCAGCGCGGGATCGTGGACGCGGGCCGCAACAGCGAGGTGCTGACCCGCACCGACGGCACCGACCTCGCCCTGTTCGCCGACGACATGAGCATGCGCCTGCTGGTTCGCCGCTATCCGGAGCTGAAGCTGGAGGCGCTGGTCGCGACGGGCGACTGA
- a CDS encoding DUF1203 domain-containing protein has translation MAFRIVPMDTAVADQVRSTMRAPDYDHPAWSEVPVEPAPCRVCLDVIEPGVERLVAFTYDPFRDTEDLPLPGPVFVHARSCAPYTDTATYPARLGRSGLLLNCYGRGRRLVHAERIAHADAGTTLGELLARPDVDYVHVRSATAGCYLCTAVSA, from the coding sequence ATGGCCTTCCGCATCGTCCCCATGGACACCGCCGTCGCCGACCAGGTCCGCAGCACGATGCGGGCTCCCGACTACGACCACCCGGCATGGAGCGAGGTGCCCGTCGAACCGGCACCGTGCCGGGTGTGCCTCGACGTGATCGAGCCGGGCGTGGAGCGGCTCGTCGCGTTCACCTACGACCCGTTCCGGGACACCGAGGACCTCCCGCTGCCCGGGCCCGTCTTCGTCCACGCGCGCTCCTGCGCGCCGTACACCGACACGGCGACCTATCCCGCCCGCCTCGGCCGGAGCGGACTGCTACTCAACTGCTACGGGCGGGGCAGGCGACTCGTCCACGCCGAGCGGATCGCCCACGCCGACGCCGGCACCACACTCGGCGAGCTGCTCGCCCGCCCCGACGTGGACTACGTGCACGTTCGCAGCGCGACTGCGGGCTGCTACCTCTGCACGGCGGTTTCCGCCTGA
- a CDS encoding ABC transporter permease: MTRRLLGVELLDELRAIVREPVALFFSVLMPVGFFALFVSMFGDQTTGEMSTGTRMLGTFGTFGVLAVTLLSPGIGVAHDREIGWLKAKRVQAVPLPVTLAAKVLAALPYAIGVLLTMTATAAAATGVLQASALELLRLYVVLLLGAVPFALLSLAVGFQARPNATTAILNAILMPSAVVSGLWMPLEMLPDFFGTVAGFLPTYHLSELAVAQLDGAATAGHLAVLGVWTVILTGVAALSYRRARP, from the coding sequence GTGACCCGGCGTCTGCTCGGTGTGGAGCTCCTGGACGAATTGCGCGCGATCGTGCGGGAGCCCGTCGCGCTGTTCTTCTCGGTTCTGATGCCGGTCGGCTTCTTCGCGCTGTTCGTGTCGATGTTCGGCGACCAGACGACAGGCGAGATGTCCACGGGTACGCGGATGCTCGGCACGTTCGGCACCTTCGGCGTGTTGGCCGTGACGCTGCTGAGCCCGGGCATCGGCGTCGCACACGACCGGGAGATCGGCTGGCTGAAGGCGAAGCGAGTGCAGGCGGTGCCGTTGCCGGTGACGCTCGCGGCCAAGGTGCTCGCCGCGTTGCCGTACGCGATCGGTGTGCTGCTGACGATGACCGCCACCGCGGCCGCCGCGACCGGGGTGCTGCAGGCCTCGGCCCTCGAACTGCTCCGCCTGTACGTCGTGCTGCTGCTCGGAGCCGTGCCGTTCGCCCTGCTCAGCCTCGCGGTCGGGTTCCAGGCCAGGCCGAACGCCACCACGGCGATCCTCAACGCGATCCTCATGCCGAGCGCCGTCGTGTCCGGGCTGTGGATGCCGCTGGAGATGCTGCCCGACTTCTTCGGCACCGTCGCGGGATTCCTGCCGACGTACCACCTCTCGGAGCTGGCCGTGGCCCAGCTCGACGGCGCGGCGACGGCGGGACACCTCGCGGTGTTGGGTGTCTGGACCGTGATCCTGACCGGTGTCGCCGCCCTGTCCTATCGTCGTGCGCGACCATGA
- a CDS encoding response regulator transcription factor produces the protein MTGHDGEHTDGISVVLAEDQTMVVEAFAELLGLQPDITVQAIATNGAEALDAVAEHDPDVLVADIEMPRGTGLDVAAELRRRGSRTRVLIVTTFARSGYLRRALNAGVTGYVLKDSPITELADALRTVHAGGTVIAPELALAAWDQADQLTDRERELVRLVGEGATNRTIAQQLHLAEGTVRNYLSTAMTKLDARNRTDAARIARERGWI, from the coding sequence ATGACGGGCCACGACGGCGAGCACACCGACGGCATCTCCGTGGTGCTGGCCGAGGACCAGACCATGGTGGTCGAGGCGTTCGCCGAACTGCTCGGCCTGCAGCCCGACATCACGGTGCAGGCCATCGCGACCAACGGCGCGGAGGCACTGGACGCGGTGGCCGAACACGACCCGGACGTGCTCGTCGCCGACATCGAGATGCCGAGGGGAACCGGCCTGGACGTCGCCGCCGAACTGCGGCGACGCGGCAGCCGCACCCGGGTGCTCATCGTCACGACGTTCGCCCGTAGCGGCTACCTCCGCCGGGCGCTCAACGCCGGTGTGACCGGCTACGTCCTGAAGGACTCACCGATCACCGAACTGGCCGACGCGCTGCGCACGGTGCACGCCGGGGGAACGGTGATCGCACCCGAACTGGCGCTGGCCGCCTGGGACCAGGCCGACCAGCTGACGGACCGGGAACGGGAGCTGGTGCGGTTGGTCGGCGAGGGGGCGACCAACCGCACCATCGCGCAACAGCTGCACCTGGCCGAAGGCACCGTCCGCAACTACCTGTCCACCGCCATGACGAAGCTCGACGCCCGGAACCGGACCGACGCGGCGAGGATCGCGCGCGAACGCGGGTGGATCTGA